One genomic window of bacterium includes the following:
- the xerC gene encoding tyrosine recombinase XerC, whose product MDIKAYANEFITYLEIERNVSEYTIKAYSSDIKQFLEFLKSNKEELANITHRTIRKFLAHLQNKGCSNKSTGRKLATIRSFFKFLVREGYQKANPTLVVSSPKTDKKLPEFLTVENMIKLIEKPDENDVLGIRDRAIFETLYSTGIRVGELTHLNIYDIDFGGGTIKVKGKGNKQRIVPIGDTALDVINRYSAVRSTLFNNKNIGITEDRQALFLDKWGGRLTSRSVERIVHKHIVGIPKTLGITPHTFRHSFATHLLDAGADLRSVQELLGHVSLSTTQIYTHLTPEKLKRTYKKAHPRA is encoded by the coding sequence ATGGATATCAAGGCATATGCAAACGAATTTATTACATATCTGGAAATTGAGCGCAATGTGTCAGAATATACTATTAAAGCTTACTCATCTGACATTAAGCAATTCTTAGAATTTTTAAAATCAAATAAAGAAGAATTGGCAAACATTACACACAGAACTATAAGGAAATTTCTGGCGCATTTACAAAACAAAGGCTGCTCAAATAAATCAACAGGAAGAAAACTCGCTACAATCAGGTCTTTTTTTAAGTTTCTTGTAAGAGAAGGATATCAAAAAGCAAATCCAACACTGGTTGTTTCTAGCCCGAAAACCGATAAAAAATTGCCGGAATTTCTTACTGTAGAGAATATGATTAAATTAATAGAAAAACCTGACGAAAATGATGTATTAGGAATAAGAGATAGAGCTATATTCGAAACACTCTATTCAACAGGCATAAGAGTTGGAGAACTTACGCATCTTAATATCTATGACATAGATTTTGGCGGCGGAACTATAAAGGTTAAGGGCAAAGGGAACAAACAACGCATTGTTCCTATTGGGGATACAGCTCTGGATGTAATAAACAGATATTCTGCTGTTAGAAGCACATTATTCAATAATAAAAATATCGGCATAACTGAGGACAGACAAGCATTATTTCTTGATAAATGGGGAGGCAGGCTTACTTCAAGAAGTGTTGAGAGAATTGTACATAAGCACATTGTAGGAATTCCAAAAACGTTAGGAATCACTCCGCATACTTTCAGGCACAGCTTTGCAACACATCTTTTGGATGCTGGTGCTGATCTCAGATCCGTGCAGGAACTGCTTGGCCATGTAAGTTTATCAACAACACAAATATACACTCATCTTACACCTGAAAAACTGAAAAGAACGTATAAAAAAGCTCACCCAAGAGCATGA
- a CDS encoding NAD(P)/FAD-dependent oxidoreductase gives MFKNQYDIIIIGAGPAGLIAAIESYNSSAKILILEKMHTPALKLKISGKGRCNITNDAVLEDFISHFGKNGRFLKFAFANFFNTDLIKYFEKLGVQFKLERGGRYFPENDDAGDIANALLNKVKSLNIPISTNSEVISITKLSDNSFVIAVNKRNPAGNKNAQRIQIKTDKVVLATGGKSYPRTGSTGAGFKLASQLGHTITPISPSLVPVETRGGIAKKLQGLSLKNAKAQVWCGNKKVDERFGEMLFTDFGLSGPIILSLSKTIVKLVDDKQKVFISIDLKPALNHKTIDQRIIREITEHSKQGFKHLLKKLLPEKLVPVFIEKLKIPEEKQLSQINSKERKELRMLLKEFQFEVTGYRSFNHAIVTSGGICIKEINSQTMESKLVKGLYFAGEIIDIDADTGGFNLQAAFSTGWIAGRANRVHALG, from the coding sequence ATGTTTAAAAATCAATATGACATTATCATTATCGGCGCAGGGCCGGCAGGTTTAATTGCGGCTATTGAGAGCTATAACTCCTCCGCGAAGATATTAATTCTTGAAAAAATGCATACACCTGCGCTGAAACTAAAAATTTCAGGAAAAGGACGATGCAACATTACCAACGATGCTGTATTAGAGGATTTTATTTCGCATTTTGGCAAAAACGGAAGGTTCCTGAAGTTTGCTTTCGCGAATTTTTTTAATACAGACCTTATTAAATACTTTGAAAAGCTGGGTGTTCAGTTTAAGCTTGAACGAGGAGGGCGTTACTTTCCGGAAAATGATGATGCAGGGGATATTGCAAACGCTTTGCTCAACAAAGTAAAATCACTGAATATTCCCATTTCTACTAATTCAGAAGTAATTAGTATTACGAAATTATCTGATAATAGTTTTGTTATTGCAGTTAATAAGAGAAATCCTGCAGGCAATAAAAACGCTCAACGCATTCAAATAAAAACAGATAAAGTTGTGCTTGCAACCGGAGGAAAATCATATCCCAGAACTGGTTCGACTGGAGCAGGATTTAAGCTAGCATCTCAGCTTGGACATACAATTACACCTATTTCTCCATCTCTTGTACCTGTTGAAACTAGAGGCGGTATTGCAAAAAAGCTTCAGGGATTAAGCTTAAAAAACGCAAAAGCGCAAGTATGGTGCGGAAACAAAAAGGTTGATGAACGGTTTGGTGAAATGTTGTTTACTGATTTTGGTCTTTCCGGTCCGATAATTCTCTCCTTAAGCAAAACCATTGTAAAGCTTGTTGATGATAAGCAAAAGGTATTTATCTCCATAGATTTAAAACCTGCACTTAATCACAAAACGATTGACCAGAGAATAATAAGAGAAATAACTGAGCACAGCAAACAAGGTTTTAAGCATTTACTAAAAAAACTGCTGCCAGAGAAACTAGTTCCGGTATTTATCGAGAAATTAAAGATTCCAGAGGAAAAGCAACTGAGCCAGATTAATTCTAAAGAACGTAAAGAACTTAGGATGCTGCTGAAAGAGTTCCAATTTGAAGTGACAGGTTACAGGTCATTTAATCACGCCATTGTAACATCCGGCGGAATCTGCATAAAAGAGATCAATTCCCAAACAATGGAATCGAAACTTGTTAAAGGCCTATATTTTGCGGGTGAAATTATTGACATTGATGCTGACACAGGAGGATTTAATCTGCAAGCCGCTTTTTCAACTGGATGGATTGCAGGCAGAGCTAACAGGGTTCATGCTCTTGGGTGA